Proteins co-encoded in one Abyssibacter profundi genomic window:
- a CDS encoding DUF7151 family protein, producing MDSNVQRVICRAGLGVGLSVMGLLAGCSESEVDIVAFEQLTAVAATIAPEDRRCAFGGAVIQTGIDDNRNGTLDTEEVDDARVSCNTSLPSGASPLISSFVASNGMPVAGETVTLTVGASDSAGGSALTYSWFNVTEQLLLAETGAALTVVIPDTAEVGDTIVYQVTVTDSAQVEQIRRMTLVVSETVVRPVTAVSTESHQIFLPDGLEAPVDQPTGDFDGVVFFAGTNSLPDAQKMRSPRDLGGFAAQRRNFGRGSNARSELDQLRNVVSTQNGYSLTNISTAVTRACAVGRFALDLADPATPTSLTRSLVELIGLNAEGGQLTAFPAPVASEGESTAYEFRLSVCFYSPDDVVVLVSTVIDEVKQRYEAVTRGVTDGTNVGTAESTRAEAADEFVGSGSGGLADFLFVVDNSGSMGNEQAALSQAAADFISVITASGLDFRIGTITTDRQTLRGQGYTADTMQFEQDAVAGTSGSGRESGIYWAERSLLSTALGDAEDGSSTLAGYPRAGASLSVVMLSDEPDQYSRYAGTAFDPTDNLFIDRSYPVYSIINEGSPGDYDDLALATGGSTASIADTSQFPAIMNAIATNAGGAASLFQLDETPISSTLVVTVDGVEVPEDVDNGWQYVAGSNSIVFRGTAVPGEGAAIVVRYQYVESGEAAG from the coding sequence ATGGACAGCAACGTGCAACGCGTCATTTGTCGCGCGGGATTGGGGGTCGGCTTGTCAGTCATGGGGCTGCTCGCCGGATGTAGCGAGTCGGAGGTCGACATCGTGGCCTTTGAACAACTGACGGCCGTGGCGGCGACCATTGCGCCGGAGGATCGGCGCTGCGCCTTTGGTGGCGCGGTGATCCAGACCGGCATTGATGACAACCGAAACGGCACGCTGGATACCGAAGAGGTCGATGACGCTCGGGTGTCCTGCAATACCAGCCTACCGTCCGGAGCCAGTCCGCTGATCTCGTCCTTTGTGGCCAGCAATGGCATGCCTGTGGCGGGTGAAACGGTGACGTTGACGGTGGGTGCCAGCGACAGCGCTGGCGGTTCGGCGCTGACCTACAGCTGGTTCAACGTGACGGAGCAACTGCTGCTGGCCGAGACCGGTGCGGCGCTGACCGTGGTCATTCCTGACACCGCCGAGGTCGGCGACACGATCGTCTACCAGGTCACGGTCACGGACAGTGCGCAGGTGGAGCAGATTCGGCGCATGACATTGGTCGTCAGCGAGACGGTTGTCCGGCCGGTCACCGCTGTGAGCACCGAATCACACCAGATCTTTCTGCCGGATGGCCTGGAAGCGCCGGTCGACCAGCCCACCGGCGACTTTGACGGTGTCGTGTTCTTTGCCGGAACCAACAGCCTGCCGGATGCGCAGAAGATGCGGTCGCCCCGCGACCTCGGTGGCTTTGCCGCGCAGCGTCGCAACTTTGGACGCGGATCGAATGCGCGATCTGAGCTAGACCAACTCCGCAATGTGGTCAGCACCCAGAATGGCTACTCACTGACCAACATCTCCACCGCGGTGACCCGGGCCTGTGCCGTGGGTCGGTTCGCATTGGATCTGGCAGACCCGGCCACACCGACATCGCTGACACGATCATTGGTTGAGCTCATCGGCCTGAACGCCGAGGGCGGACAGCTGACCGCTTTCCCCGCGCCGGTTGCCTCGGAGGGTGAATCCACGGCCTACGAGTTCCGCTTGTCTGTGTGCTTCTACTCGCCGGACGATGTCGTGGTGCTGGTGTCGACGGTCATCGACGAGGTCAAGCAACGCTATGAGGCCGTGACGCGTGGCGTCACCGACGGCACCAATGTCGGTACGGCCGAATCCACCCGCGCTGAGGCGGCTGACGAATTCGTCGGGAGCGGATCCGGCGGATTGGCAGACTTCCTGTTCGTCGTCGACAACTCCGGCAGCATGGGCAATGAACAGGCTGCGTTGTCGCAGGCGGCTGCCGACTTCATCAGCGTCATCACCGCATCGGGACTGGATTTCCGGATTGGCACCATCACCACCGACCGTCAGACCCTGCGCGGTCAGGGGTACACGGCAGACACGATGCAGTTCGAGCAGGACGCCGTGGCCGGTACCTCCGGGAGTGGCCGTGAGTCCGGCATTTACTGGGCGGAGCGTTCCCTGTTGTCCACCGCCCTGGGCGATGCCGAAGACGGTTCCAGCACCCTGGCAGGTTATCCGCGGGCCGGTGCCAGTTTGTCGGTGGTCATGCTGAGCGACGAGCCGGATCAGTACTCACGGTATGCTGGCACCGCGTTCGACCCGACCGACAATCTGTTCATCGACCGGTCGTATCCGGTGTACTCGATCATTAACGAAGGCAGTCCGGGGGACTATGACGACCTGGCATTGGCCACGGGCGGCTCCACGGCCAGCATCGCCGATACCAGCCAGTTCCCGGCGATCATGAATGCCATTGCCACCAATGCCGGCGGCGCTGCCAGTCTCTTTCAACTGGATGAAACGCCCATTTCCAGCACCCTTGTGGTGACCGTCGATGGGGTCGAAGTGCCCGAAGACGTCGACAACGGCTGGCAGTACGTGGCCGGTAGCAACAGCATCGTGTTCCGCGGCACGGCGGTGCCCGGTGAGGGCGCGGCGATTGTGGTGCGTTACCAGTACGTCGAGTCAGGCGAAGCGGCGGGCTAA
- a CDS encoding GNAT family N-acetyltransferase — protein MDARIRPITPADNTEMADIIWTTLAQFDACGDGFAGQDPETRALAGAYAQPRHAYFVAEWDGQLLGGAGVAPLAGGDRETAELRKMYLRASARGQGVGRALLDHCLSAARAMRYAQLYLETLESMTAARRLYRAAGFQPLQQPLGQTGHHGCDRWMLLSLSRQPPS, from the coding sequence ATGGACGCCCGAATTCGCCCGATCACCCCCGCCGACAACACCGAGATGGCGGACATCATCTGGACCACGCTGGCGCAGTTTGACGCCTGCGGAGACGGATTCGCCGGCCAGGACCCCGAAACCCGCGCGCTGGCTGGCGCTTATGCCCAACCACGCCATGCCTACTTTGTTGCCGAGTGGGATGGGCAGCTGCTGGGGGGCGCAGGCGTGGCACCGCTGGCAGGTGGTGATCGCGAAACGGCCGAGCTGCGCAAGATGTACCTGCGGGCCTCGGCCCGCGGCCAGGGTGTGGGTCGCGCCTTACTGGATCACTGTCTGTCCGCAGCCCGTGCCATGCGCTATGCCCAGCTCTACCTGGAAACGCTGGAGAGCATGACCGCGGCGCGCAGGCTTTATCGCGCGGCTGGATTCCAGCCCCTGCAACAGCCGCTTGGACAAACCGGCCACCATGGCTGCGACCGATGGATGCTGCTGTCACTGTCGCGGCAGCCGCCGTCTTGA
- a CDS encoding LON peptidase substrate-binding domain-containing protein codes for MVTTDVPLFPLSGLVMPGGLLPLRIFETRYHDMVRDCMRSGTGFVVTLSASGQETGRDVRPQEIGTYVEIIDFEALDHGFLGIVCRGQQRVRILTPHQTRAGLWLGDTAPYGDEPDGAVPESYEHLADLALQLVTELGPPFDLDAPQPQNARWVGSRLTELLPIPGSAKQQLLELRDPIARLHQIACFVQQMVRARPGS; via the coding sequence TTGGTTACCACGGACGTTCCGCTATTCCCGCTCTCCGGGCTCGTGATGCCGGGTGGGCTTCTGCCCCTGCGCATCTTCGAGACGCGCTATCACGACATGGTGCGCGACTGCATGCGCAGCGGCACCGGCTTCGTGGTGACCTTGTCGGCCTCCGGCCAGGAAACCGGGCGAGACGTCCGCCCCCAGGAGATCGGCACCTATGTCGAGATCATCGATTTTGAGGCGCTGGACCACGGGTTTCTGGGCATTGTTTGCCGAGGGCAGCAACGCGTACGCATTCTGACGCCGCATCAAACCCGGGCCGGTCTGTGGCTGGGTGATACCGCGCCCTATGGCGACGAGCCAGACGGCGCGGTTCCGGAATCCTATGAACACCTCGCCGACCTCGCCCTGCAACTGGTGACCGAGCTCGGCCCGCCTTTCGATCTGGATGCCCCGCAGCCACAGAACGCGCGCTGGGTTGGCAGCCGACTCACGGAGCTATTGCCGATCCCCGGGTCGGCCAAGCAACAGCTCCTGGAGCTGCGAGACCCCATCGCCCGGCTGCATCAGATTGCCTGCTTCGTCCAGCAGATGGTGCGGGCGCGTCCGGGCAGCTGA
- a CDS encoding L,D-transpeptidase family protein, whose amino-acid sequence MRPTIHMLAPLAVLLAVLCWPLEAQADAQTWLQIDKSARTLTLFEGEQAVLEYPIALGRNPIGAKQRQGDGKTPEGRYFIRSRLRASRFHLALQVSYPSLADQMLADALGVPAGGQIMIHGVGPNAPPAAAHHPLSDWTDGCIAVTDAQIEVLWQRVPVGTPVDIRP is encoded by the coding sequence ATGCGTCCCACCATTCATATGCTGGCCCCTCTGGCCGTGTTGTTGGCGGTGCTCTGCTGGCCGCTTGAGGCGCAGGCAGACGCCCAGACCTGGCTGCAAATCGACAAGAGCGCCCGCACCTTGACGCTGTTCGAAGGCGAGCAGGCCGTGTTGGAGTATCCGATTGCATTGGGGCGCAATCCGATTGGTGCCAAGCAGCGGCAAGGCGATGGCAAGACGCCGGAAGGTCGTTACTTCATTCGCAGCCGCCTGCGCGCCAGCCGGTTTCACCTCGCATTGCAGGTGTCCTACCCCTCGCTGGCTGACCAGATGCTCGCTGATGCGCTGGGCGTGCCAGCCGGCGGACAAATCATGATCCACGGTGTCGGCCCGAACGCACCGCCGGCCGCCGCACATCACCCCCTGTCCGACTGGACCGATGGCTGCATCGCCGTGACGGATGCGCAGATCGAAGTGCTGTGGCAACGGGTGCCGGTGGGTACGCCCGTGGATATTCGCCCATGA